A window from Micromonospora terminaliae encodes these proteins:
- a CDS encoding DUF1206 domain-containing protein, with amino-acid sequence MSLTRNAGATAAQAANSRWLELLTRAGFIGYGIVHLLFAWLAVQIAFGKSGEEGNQNGALRTLGAQPLGKFLLVAVAVGLFAMAIWQAFEAVIGHRFLRGKEKLFERIASVVRVIVFVWLGWTAIKVFQDASSNAADQQQQFTEKLMASDGGRWLVGLAGLVLAAVGIGMVIYGLKKKFERNLKTGEMSPKTHTLTRRLGMAGYAARGAVFAIAGLLIVTAAVKYDPEKARGLDAALRTLRDQSYGPVLLALMALGIAAFGVYCFFQSRYRRV; translated from the coding sequence ATGTCTCTCACCCGGAACGCCGGAGCCACCGCCGCCCAGGCCGCGAACAGCAGGTGGCTCGAACTGTTGACCCGGGCCGGTTTCATCGGCTACGGGATCGTGCACCTCCTGTTCGCCTGGCTTGCCGTGCAGATCGCCTTCGGCAAGTCGGGGGAGGAGGGCAACCAGAACGGCGCCCTGCGCACCCTGGGCGCCCAGCCGCTGGGCAAGTTCCTCCTCGTCGCCGTCGCCGTCGGGCTCTTCGCCATGGCGATCTGGCAGGCGTTCGAGGCGGTCATCGGCCACCGCTTCCTGCGCGGCAAGGAGAAGCTCTTCGAGCGGATCGCCTCCGTGGTCCGCGTGATCGTCTTCGTCTGGCTGGGCTGGACCGCCATCAAGGTCTTCCAGGACGCCAGCAGCAACGCCGCGGACCAGCAGCAGCAGTTCACCGAGAAGCTGATGGCCTCCGACGGCGGCCGGTGGCTCGTCGGGCTGGCCGGTCTCGTGCTCGCCGCGGTCGGCATCGGCATGGTGATCTACGGGCTCAAGAAGAAGTTCGAGCGCAACCTGAAGACCGGTGAGATGAGCCCGAAGACGCACACCCTGACCCGCCGCCTCGGCATGGCCGGCTACGCCGCCCGGGGCGCGGTCTTCGCCATCGCCGGCCTGCTGATCGTGACCGCCGCCGTGAAGTACGACCCCGAGAAGGCCCGCGGCCTGGACGCCGCCCTGCGTACCCTCCGGGACCAGTCGTACGGGCCGGTGCTGCTGGCGCTCATGGCCCTCGGTATCGCCGCCTTCGGCGTCTACTGCTTCTTCCAGTCGCGCTACCGCCGGGTGTGA
- a CDS encoding mechanosensitive ion channel family protein — MQTYLVTAAAALAAAAVALLLVEVVHRATRRLGRRSLLMTELTEHSHRSFQVAATVLAVQLAVRFTTLYAVGSPWRQVVLHALVLALIAATAWLVASLLVVAEDTALARFRVDVPNNRHARRVRTQVVLLRRLTIAVIVVLALGVMLMTFPAVRGIGAGVLTSAGVVGVVAALAAQSLLGNVFAGLQLAFSDAVRLDDVVVVEGEWGRIEELTLSYVVVQVWDDRRLILPTSYFTSTPFQNWTRTEAAVLGTAEFDLDWAIPVQAMREELRRLCEGTELWDGRVCVLQVTDATGGMVKVRALVSAADAGSLWDLRCLVREHLVAWVRDQRPAALPRLRAEVGDTGGSLPWQAVPPRRPARRRTDTEVPDDARVFGGSDDGEARSEAFVGREEHADVRR; from the coding sequence GTGCAGACCTACCTCGTGACCGCCGCCGCCGCGCTCGCCGCGGCGGCGGTCGCGCTGTTGCTGGTCGAGGTGGTGCACCGGGCCACCCGCCGGCTCGGCCGGCGCTCGCTGCTGATGACCGAGCTGACCGAGCACTCGCACCGCTCGTTCCAGGTGGCCGCCACCGTGCTCGCCGTGCAGCTCGCTGTCCGGTTCACCACCCTGTACGCCGTGGGCAGCCCGTGGCGGCAGGTCGTCCTGCACGCCCTGGTGCTCGCCCTCATCGCCGCGACCGCCTGGCTGGTGGCCTCGCTGCTGGTGGTGGCGGAGGACACCGCGCTCGCCCGGTTCCGGGTGGACGTGCCGAACAACCGCCACGCCCGGCGGGTGCGTACCCAGGTGGTGCTGCTGCGCCGGCTGACCATCGCGGTCATCGTGGTGCTCGCCCTCGGCGTCATGCTGATGACCTTCCCCGCCGTCCGCGGCATCGGCGCCGGCGTGCTGACCAGCGCCGGTGTGGTCGGTGTGGTCGCCGCCCTGGCCGCGCAGAGCCTGCTGGGCAACGTCTTCGCCGGCCTCCAGCTCGCCTTCAGCGACGCCGTCCGCCTCGACGACGTGGTGGTGGTCGAGGGGGAGTGGGGCCGCATCGAGGAGCTGACCCTCAGCTACGTGGTGGTGCAGGTCTGGGACGACCGGCGGCTCATCCTGCCCACCTCGTACTTCACGAGCACCCCCTTCCAGAACTGGACCCGGACCGAGGCCGCCGTGCTCGGCACCGCCGAGTTCGACCTGGACTGGGCCATCCCCGTGCAGGCCATGCGGGAGGAGCTGCGGCGGCTGTGCGAGGGCACCGAGCTCTGGGACGGCCGGGTGTGCGTGCTCCAGGTGACCGACGCGACCGGCGGCATGGTCAAGGTCCGGGCCCTGGTCAGCGCCGCCGACGCGGGCAGCCTCTGGGACCTGCGCTGCCTCGTGCGCGAGCACCTGGTCGCCTGGGTACGCGACCAGCGTCCCGCCGCCCTGCCCCGGCTGCGCGCCGAGGTGGGCGACACCGGCGGCTCCCTGCCCTGGCAGGCGGTGCCGCCGCGCCGCCCGGCCCGCCGGCGGACCGACACCGAGGTCCCGGACGACGCGCGGGTCTTCGGCGGCAGCGACGACGGCGAGGCCCGCAGCGAGGCGTTCGTCGGCCGGGAGGAGCACGCCGACGTCCGCCGCTGA
- a CDS encoding phage holin family protein, whose translation MADVASRSASRNGHEPSTAELVQRATEQVTRLVRDELALARAELTQKGKHAGIGIGLFGGGGVMALYGAGALVATVILLLDLVMPAWLAALIVAVALFLLAGILALVGKKQVSRAVPPVPEATVRSVRADVDTVTAAVKDGRRA comes from the coding sequence ATGGCTGACGTCGCGAGTCGCAGCGCGTCCCGGAACGGGCACGAGCCGTCCACCGCGGAGCTGGTGCAGCGGGCCACCGAACAGGTCACCCGCCTGGTGCGGGACGAGCTGGCGCTGGCCCGGGCGGAACTGACCCAGAAGGGCAAGCACGCCGGGATCGGGATCGGTCTGTTCGGCGGCGGCGGGGTGATGGCCCTCTACGGCGCCGGGGCGCTGGTCGCCACGGTGATCCTGCTGCTGGATCTGGTCATGCCGGCGTGGCTGGCCGCGCTGATCGTGGCGGTCGCGCTCTTCCTGCTCGCCGGCATCCTGGCGCTCGTCGGCAAGAAGCAGGTCAGCCGTGCCGTCCCGCCGGTGCCGGAGGCGACGGTCCGCAGCGTCCGGGCGGACGTGGACACCGTCACCGCCGCGGTGAAGGACGGGAGGCGGGCATGA
- a CDS encoding DUF3618 domain-containing protein, with translation MTGNGTGDVAALREEIRRTRVELGETMELLAARADVKALVRHSAEQAKVRMRQQAALTVARVRGQAAQKARLVRAQAYDKGGAVGRSPVPWAAVAAGAVATAVVLLIVRGRRR, from the coding sequence ATGACCGGCAACGGGACCGGGGACGTGGCGGCGCTCCGGGAGGAGATCCGCCGGACCCGGGTGGAACTGGGCGAGACGATGGAACTGCTGGCCGCCAGGGCCGACGTCAAGGCGCTGGTGCGGCACTCCGCCGAGCAGGCGAAGGTGCGGATGCGCCAGCAGGCGGCGCTGACCGTGGCCCGGGTGCGCGGGCAGGCGGCGCAGAAGGCCCGGCTGGTCCGGGCGCAGGCGTACGACAAGGGCGGCGCGGTCGGGCGCAGCCCGGTGCCGTGGGCGGCCGTCGCGGCCGGCGCCGTGGCCACCGCGGTGGTGCTGCTGATCGTCCGGGGGAGGCGCAGGTGA
- a CDS encoding DUF4235 domain-containing protein, with protein sequence MSNRIGKAAYKPVGVLMGLAAGTVAGVIFRQVWKITAGDGEAPSATDEDRRWGEILAAAALQGAIFAVVRAAVDRGGAVGVRRLTGRWPD encoded by the coding sequence GTGAGCAACAGGATCGGCAAGGCCGCGTACAAGCCCGTCGGGGTGCTGATGGGTCTGGCGGCCGGCACCGTGGCCGGGGTCATCTTCCGGCAGGTCTGGAAGATCACGGCCGGCGACGGCGAGGCGCCGAGCGCCACCGACGAGGACCGCCGCTGGGGCGAGATCCTCGCCGCCGCGGCGTTGCAGGGCGCGATCTTCGCGGTGGTCCGCGCCGCTGTGGACCGTGGCGGGGCGGTCGGCGTACGCCGGCTCACCGGCCGCTGGCCCGACTGA
- a CDS encoding cold-shock protein, with protein MAQGTVKWFNADKGFGFITVDGGGADVFVHFSAIQTSGYRTLEENQRVEFEIAQGQKGPQAEQVRPI; from the coding sequence ATGGCGCAGGGAACCGTGAAGTGGTTCAACGCTGACAAGGGCTTCGGCTTCATCACCGTCGACGGCGGGGGTGCTGACGTGTTCGTCCACTTCTCGGCCATCCAGACCAGCGGCTACCGCACGCTGGAGGAGAACCAGCGGGTGGAGTTCGAGATCGCCCAGGGTCAGAAGGGTCCGCAGGCCGAGCAGGTCCGCCCCATCTGA
- a CDS encoding aldo/keto reductase, producing MEQRSFDRLGRHVGIIGLGAWQLGADWGEVSEDAALDVLGAAVDAGVTFLDTADVYGDGRSEQLIGRFLREHPGHGLTVATKMGRRVPQTPEAYTLDNFRAWTDRSRANLGVDTLDLVQLHCPPTAVFADDRVFDALDTLVAEERIAGYGVSVETCDQALTAIARPGVASVQIILNAVRHKPLERVLPEAAKAGVGIIARVPLASGLLSGRYDEHTTFPANDHRNFNRHGESFDVGETFSGVDYDLGLSAVRRLAPLVGEGRTMAQFALRWILDQPGVTVVIPGARNAEQARRNAAAAALPPLTEVELAAVRATYDELIRPQVHDRW from the coding sequence GTGGAACAGCGCAGCTTCGACCGGCTCGGCCGGCACGTCGGCATCATCGGACTCGGCGCCTGGCAGCTGGGCGCGGACTGGGGCGAGGTGAGCGAGGACGCCGCACTCGACGTGCTGGGCGCCGCCGTCGACGCGGGTGTCACCTTCCTGGACACCGCCGACGTCTACGGCGACGGCCGCAGCGAGCAGCTCATCGGCCGGTTCCTGCGGGAGCACCCCGGGCACGGCCTGACGGTGGCCACCAAGATGGGCCGGCGGGTGCCGCAGACGCCCGAGGCGTACACCCTGGACAACTTCCGGGCCTGGACCGACCGGTCCCGGGCCAACCTGGGCGTGGACACCCTCGACCTGGTGCAGCTGCACTGCCCGCCCACCGCGGTCTTCGCCGACGACCGGGTCTTCGACGCGCTGGACACCCTGGTCGCCGAAGAGCGCATCGCCGGGTACGGCGTCAGCGTCGAGACCTGCGACCAGGCGCTCACCGCGATCGCCCGCCCCGGCGTGGCCAGCGTGCAGATCATCCTCAACGCGGTGCGGCACAAGCCGCTGGAGCGGGTGCTGCCCGAGGCCGCGAAGGCCGGGGTCGGCATCATCGCCCGGGTGCCCCTGGCCAGCGGCCTGCTCTCCGGCCGGTACGACGAGCACACCACCTTCCCGGCGAACGACCACCGGAACTTCAACCGGCACGGCGAGTCCTTCGACGTCGGCGAGACCTTCTCCGGTGTCGACTACGACCTCGGCCTGTCCGCCGTGCGCCGGCTCGCGCCGCTGGTCGGCGAGGGCCGGACGATGGCCCAGTTCGCGCTCCGCTGGATCCTCGACCAGCCCGGTGTCACCGTGGTCATCCCGGGTGCCCGCAACGCCGAGCAGGCCCGGCGCAACGCCGCCGCGGCCGCGCTGCCGCCGCTGACCGAGGTGGAACTGGCCGCCGTGCGCGCCACCTACGACGAGCTGATCCGGCCGCAGGTGCACGACCGGTGGTGA
- a CDS encoding trans-aconitate 2-methyltransferase: protein MWDPSTYLRYGDERSRPFHDLVARVPAERPRAVVDLGCGPGTLTASLAGRWPDSRIAGLDSSAEMIARARALTRVRSLAGAGVVAEPVAFSVGDVRDWRPEPDVDVVVCNAVLQWVPGHQELLTGWAGALPAGAWLAFQVPGNFAAPSHRALREVAGRDRWRDTLAPLLREAPVEEPVDYAALLVGAGCAVDAWETTYVHLLPAASADHPVLAWMEGTALRPVRAALDAAGWADFRAELEVRLAEAYPVRQGQVYFPFRRIFVVARTGARAEENP, encoded by the coding sequence ATGTGGGACCCGAGCACCTATCTGCGCTACGGCGACGAACGTTCCCGGCCCTTCCACGACCTCGTGGCCCGGGTCCCGGCGGAGCGGCCCCGCGCGGTCGTCGACCTGGGCTGCGGCCCGGGCACCCTGACCGCGAGCCTCGCCGGCCGCTGGCCGGACAGCCGGATCGCCGGCCTGGACTCCTCCGCCGAGATGATCGCACGGGCCCGCGCCCTGACCCGGGTCCGCAGCCTGGCCGGGGCCGGCGTGGTGGCCGAGCCGGTCGCCTTCTCCGTCGGCGACGTGCGCGACTGGCGTCCGGAGCCCGACGTCGACGTGGTCGTGTGCAACGCGGTGCTCCAGTGGGTGCCCGGCCATCAGGAACTGCTCACCGGCTGGGCCGGCGCGCTGCCGGCGGGCGCCTGGCTGGCCTTCCAGGTGCCGGGCAACTTCGCCGCCCCGTCACACCGGGCGCTGCGCGAGGTGGCCGGGCGGGACCGGTGGCGGGACACCCTCGCCCCGCTGCTGCGCGAGGCGCCGGTCGAGGAGCCGGTGGACTACGCCGCGCTGCTGGTCGGTGCCGGCTGCGCCGTCGACGCCTGGGAGACTACCTACGTGCACCTGCTCCCGGCCGCCAGCGCCGACCACCCGGTGCTGGCCTGGATGGAGGGGACGGCGCTGCGCCCGGTCCGCGCCGCGCTCGACGCCGCCGGCTGGGCCGACTTCCGCGCCGAGCTGGAGGTACGCCTCGCCGAGGCGTACCCGGTCCGGCAGGGTCAGGTGTACTTCCCGTTCCGCCGGATCTTCGTGGTGGCCCGCACCGGCGCCCGCGCAGAGGAGAACCCGTGA
- a CDS encoding adenosine deaminase, whose translation MTDLPTFIAGLPKVELHVHHVGSASPRIVAELAARHEGRSPVPADPEALADYFAFRDFAHFIEVYLSVVDLIRDADDVWLLTHEVARELARQQVRYAELTVTPYSHVHRGIPAPAFCEAIEDARKRAEADFGIALRWCFDIPGEAGLPAAEQTLRIALDERPDGLISFGLGGPEIGVPRPQFKPYFDQARAAGLRSVPHAGETTGPETVWDALRELGAERIGHGISAALDPALLAHLAERRIPLEVCPTSNVRTRAVATIEEHPLPQLVEAGVLVTVNSDDPPMFGTTLNDEYAVAARLLRLDPAGVAALARNAVTAAFLEPGEQARISGEIDAYLAAATR comes from the coding sequence GTGACCGACCTGCCCACCTTCATCGCCGGACTGCCCAAGGTGGAGCTGCACGTGCACCACGTCGGCTCCGCCTCGCCCCGGATCGTGGCCGAGCTGGCCGCCCGGCACGAGGGGCGCAGCCCCGTCCCGGCCGACCCGGAGGCGCTCGCCGACTACTTCGCGTTCCGCGACTTCGCCCACTTCATCGAGGTCTACCTGAGCGTGGTGGACCTGATCCGCGACGCCGACGACGTCTGGCTGCTCACCCACGAGGTGGCCCGCGAGCTGGCCCGCCAGCAGGTCCGGTACGCCGAGCTGACCGTCACGCCGTACTCCCACGTACACCGGGGCATCCCCGCGCCGGCGTTCTGCGAGGCGATCGAGGACGCCCGCAAGCGGGCCGAGGCCGACTTCGGCATCGCGCTGCGCTGGTGCTTCGACATCCCCGGTGAGGCCGGCCTGCCGGCCGCCGAGCAGACCCTGCGCATCGCCCTCGACGAGCGGCCGGACGGGCTCATCAGCTTCGGCCTGGGCGGCCCGGAGATCGGGGTGCCGCGGCCGCAGTTCAAGCCGTACTTCGACCAGGCCCGGGCGGCCGGCCTGCGCTCGGTGCCGCACGCCGGCGAGACCACCGGCCCGGAGACCGTCTGGGACGCGCTGCGCGAGCTGGGTGCCGAGCGGATCGGGCACGGCATCTCCGCGGCCCTCGACCCGGCGCTGCTCGCCCACCTGGCCGAGCGGCGGATCCCCCTCGAGGTCTGCCCCACCTCGAACGTGCGCACCCGGGCCGTGGCGACCATCGAGGAGCACCCGCTGCCGCAGCTCGTCGAGGCCGGCGTGCTGGTCACCGTCAACTCCGACGACCCGCCCATGTTCGGCACCACGCTCAACGACGAGTACGCCGTGGCGGCCCGCCTGCTGCGCCTCGACCCGGCCGGGGTGGCGGCACTGGCCCGGAACGCGGTTACCGCCGCGTTCCTGGAGCCGGGGGAGCAGGCCCGGATCAGCGGCGAGATCGACGCGTACCTCGCGGCCGCGACGCGCTGA
- a CDS encoding HAMP domain-containing sensor histidine kinase produces the protein MCSLVALAFLIPLGITLSDQAREEKLADAARRSALVTGALAVSTDPEIVRRAVAASGDDPALRPVVHGIGLDEGAGRADAAALDRAAAERRSVVTDVPGGVLRLDPVVLGDRVAVVEVFVPDEVLDEGAGGRWLLLLAVAGALVGAAVIVVDRVAARAVDATGELVKAALAVGDGELGVRVEPTGPRELAEAGHAFNRMAERLVALRADERELVADLSHRLRTPLTALRLDAEALESDDTSIGTFSEAELDRRRGIRRIRQAIVTLEGEVDQLITTTRKAVSQETGPATCDVSEVVRDRMVFWSALAGDQNRPYRVVGAQLRIPAPVPRAELAAALDAVIGNVFRYTPQGTAFEVAVSRRDGWVAIRIDDAGPGITDPDRALRRGASDQGSTGLGLDIAKRVALQANGSVSIDRARLGGASVVMLLADPEATPRQVNRFGLVGRMARDAREPKAGRRWPRPR, from the coding sequence ATGTGCAGCCTCGTCGCGCTCGCCTTCCTCATCCCGCTCGGGATCACCCTGTCCGACCAGGCCCGCGAGGAGAAGCTGGCCGACGCGGCCCGGCGCAGCGCGCTGGTCACCGGGGCGCTCGCCGTCAGCACCGATCCGGAGATCGTCCGGCGGGCCGTGGCGGCCAGCGGCGACGACCCGGCGCTGCGGCCCGTCGTACACGGGATCGGGCTCGACGAGGGCGCGGGCCGTGCCGACGCGGCGGCGCTGGACCGGGCGGCCGCCGAGCGGCGCTCGGTGGTCACCGACGTGCCCGGCGGCGTCCTCCGGCTGGACCCGGTGGTGCTCGGCGACCGGGTCGCCGTGGTGGAGGTCTTCGTCCCCGACGAGGTGCTCGACGAGGGCGCCGGCGGGCGGTGGCTGCTGCTGCTCGCCGTGGCGGGGGCGCTGGTCGGCGCCGCCGTGATCGTGGTCGACCGGGTGGCCGCCCGGGCCGTCGACGCGACGGGCGAGCTGGTGAAGGCGGCCCTCGCGGTCGGCGACGGTGAGCTGGGCGTCCGGGTCGAGCCGACCGGGCCGCGGGAGCTGGCCGAGGCCGGGCACGCGTTCAACCGGATGGCGGAGCGGCTGGTCGCGCTCCGCGCCGACGAGCGGGAACTCGTCGCCGACCTGTCGCACCGGCTGCGGACGCCGCTGACCGCGCTGCGGCTGGACGCCGAGGCCCTGGAGTCCGACGACACCAGCATCGGCACGTTCAGCGAGGCGGAGCTGGACCGCCGCCGCGGCATCCGGCGGATCCGGCAGGCCATCGTGACGCTGGAGGGCGAGGTCGACCAGCTGATCACGACCACCCGCAAGGCGGTCAGCCAGGAGACCGGGCCGGCGACCTGCGATGTCAGCGAAGTGGTCCGGGACCGGATGGTCTTCTGGTCGGCCCTCGCGGGCGACCAGAACCGGCCGTACCGGGTGGTCGGCGCGCAGCTGCGGATCCCCGCGCCGGTGCCCCGGGCCGAGCTGGCCGCGGCGCTGGACGCGGTGATCGGCAACGTCTTCCGCTACACCCCGCAGGGCACCGCGTTCGAGGTGGCGGTGAGCCGGCGGGACGGCTGGGTGGCGATCCGGATCGACGACGCCGGGCCGGGCATCACCGACCCGGACCGGGCGCTGCGGCGCGGCGCCAGCGACCAGGGCTCCACCGGGCTGGGGCTGGACATCGCGAAGCGGGTCGCGTTGCAGGCCAACGGCTCGGTGAGCATCGACCGGGCCCGGCTCGGCGGGGCGAGCGTGGTGATGCTGCTGGCCGATCCGGAGGCGACGCCCCGGCAGGTCAACCGCTTCGGCCTGGTCGGCCGGATGGCGCGCGACGCCCGGGAGCCGAAGGCCGGCCGGCGCTGGCCGCGCCCGCGCTGA
- a CDS encoding response regulator transcription factor, whose protein sequence is MATVLLVEDDHVVRGAMLRSLTDRGHAVHAVGTALDALRRVAAETPDLVVLDLGLPDLDGSDALRMLRGITDVPIIIATARDDEQSVVRLLRAGADDYMVKPFTGAHLDARITTVLRRAGRASRTVQPAVHTVGGLRVDVGERSAVLDGEPLALTRKEFDLLAYLAARPGRVVSRRELLEEVWRQPSVGEDQTIDVHLYWLRRKMGESAAKPRYLRTVRGVGFRLVAPD, encoded by the coding sequence GTGGCAACGGTCCTCCTGGTCGAAGACGATCACGTCGTCCGCGGCGCGATGCTGCGGTCCCTGACCGACCGGGGCCACGCCGTGCACGCCGTCGGCACGGCGCTGGACGCGCTGCGCCGGGTCGCCGCCGAGACCCCCGACCTCGTGGTGCTCGACCTCGGCCTGCCCGACCTGGACGGCTCCGACGCGCTGCGGATGCTGCGCGGGATCACCGACGTGCCGATCATCATCGCGACCGCGCGCGACGACGAGCAGTCGGTGGTCCGGCTGCTCCGCGCGGGCGCCGACGACTACATGGTCAAGCCGTTCACGGGCGCCCACCTGGACGCCCGCATCACCACCGTGCTGCGCCGGGCGGGCCGGGCCAGCCGGACCGTCCAGCCGGCCGTGCACACGGTCGGCGGCCTGCGGGTCGACGTCGGTGAGCGCAGCGCGGTGCTGGACGGTGAGCCGCTGGCCCTGACCCGCAAGGAATTCGACCTGCTGGCGTATCTCGCCGCACGTCCCGGCCGGGTAGTGTCCCGGCGGGAACTCTTGGAGGAGGTATGGCGGCAGCCCTCGGTCGGCGAGGACCAGACCATCGACGTTCACCTCTACTGGCTGCGCCGCAAAATGGGCGAGTCCGCGGCGAAGCCGCGCTACCTGCGCACCGTGCGGGGGGTCGGCTTCCGGCTGGTGGCGCCGGACTGA
- a CDS encoding ADP-ribosylglycohydrolase family protein, whose protein sequence is MTFTLFPDTRLTLARDSLAGLSVGDALGARFFVPGRATAAWADALPPGPWPWSDDTEMACSVLTVLAAHGRVDRDALALAFAAHYDPARRYGAGAVELLELIRAGTPWPVAAASAFDGQGSCGNGAAMRVAPLGAWYADSTRRAADQARASAEVTHAHPEGIAGAVAVAVAASLAARARLDGDRPDPARLLTVVAGALDPAGEVHRGVRRAAALLGHPAREVAEALGNGSRVTAQDTVPFTLWVAATHLHDYPAAIRACVEAGGDVDTTAAIVGGVVAAHTGVGTPGGVPDGWLAAREPLPPWLTAPA, encoded by the coding sequence ATGACGTTCACTCTCTTCCCCGACACCCGCCTGACGCTGGCGCGCGACTCGCTGGCGGGGCTGTCGGTCGGCGACGCGCTCGGCGCGCGGTTCTTCGTCCCGGGCCGCGCCACCGCCGCCTGGGCCGACGCGCTGCCGCCCGGCCCGTGGCCGTGGAGCGACGACACCGAGATGGCCTGCTCGGTGCTCACCGTGCTCGCCGCGCACGGCCGGGTCGACCGGGACGCCCTCGCGCTCGCCTTCGCGGCGCACTACGACCCGGCCCGCCGTTACGGCGCCGGCGCCGTGGAACTGCTCGAACTGATCCGCGCCGGCACGCCGTGGCCGGTGGCCGCCGCGTCCGCGTTCGACGGGCAGGGCTCCTGCGGCAACGGCGCCGCCATGCGGGTGGCCCCGCTCGGCGCCTGGTACGCCGACTCCACCCGGCGGGCCGCCGACCAGGCTCGCGCCTCCGCCGAGGTGACCCACGCCCACCCCGAGGGGATCGCCGGTGCGGTCGCCGTGGCGGTGGCCGCCTCGCTGGCCGCCCGGGCCCGGCTCGACGGGGACCGGCCCGACCCGGCCCGCCTGCTCACCGTGGTGGCCGGCGCCCTCGACCCGGCCGGCGAGGTGCACCGGGGCGTACGCCGGGCCGCCGCGCTGCTCGGCCACCCGGCCCGTGAGGTGGCCGAGGCGCTGGGCAACGGCTCCCGGGTGACCGCGCAGGACACCGTCCCCTTCACGCTCTGGGTCGCCGCCACCCACCTGCACGACTACCCGGCCGCGATCCGCGCCTGCGTGGAGGCGGGCGGGGACGTCGACACCACGGCGGCGATCGTCGGCGGCGTGGTGGCCGCCCACACGGGCGTCGGCACCCCCGGTGGCGTGCCGGACGGCTGGCTCGCCGCCCGCGAACCCCTCCCGCCCTGGCTCACCGCCCCCGCCTGA